The following are from one region of the Alicyclobacillus fastidiosus genome:
- a CDS encoding heterodisulfide reductase-related iron-sulfur binding cluster, with amino-acid sequence MLLIIQLILFLLVFGTGVFLFGTAVFERYRFLRLGQADSARGGRHKERVWSFITNVILQKKVIAEPSGIGHLFIFWGFLVLVFGDLDFLVYHVSGWHFPWATMGWYLFMQEMFSLFVIAAIIVAAYRRYVIRPMRTEPSLEAGAILGLITMLVVTYFVATGAEMAHLGDYPGNASPVLNGIAHGFTGLSATTLAVISEIAFWVHVLCLTTFMYVIPRSKHSHMMGAMANWYFRRYDSPGKLRKLDLEDESVEEFGVGQIQQFTWKQLLDGYACTECGRCHINCPATLSGKPLSPRNVILKMKDTINSQGPGLLAQMAAGAEELSSTSLFEGVFSEEEVWACTTCRACEEACPVANEHVQDIVDLRRHLVLTEGKASPEVNKVFQNLERQSNEWGISRRDRAKWVDDLPVQTMAEVEGKAEYLYFVGTAASFDQRNQKIAKAFAKILISAGVNFAILGDEEESDGDSARRLGNEFLYQEFVERNIEIFRTYGVKKIITTDPHAYNTFKNEYPDFGFEAEVYHATEFAAKLIDEGRIKPSVAMNQKVTYHDSCYLGRYNGIYDAPRFILTAIPGVELVEMERHHNKSMCCGAGGGGMFKEETGTRINVMRAEQAIRTGASVIGTACPYCMTMMNDGTKAHGKEEEIQTFDVIELLAMSIA; translated from the coding sequence ATGTTACTCATCATTCAACTGATTCTATTTCTTCTCGTGTTTGGCACAGGCGTCTTTTTGTTCGGGACGGCCGTCTTCGAACGCTATCGGTTCCTCCGCCTCGGTCAGGCGGACAGTGCGCGAGGCGGACGGCACAAGGAGCGCGTGTGGAGTTTTATCACGAATGTCATTTTGCAGAAAAAGGTCATCGCTGAGCCTTCTGGCATTGGCCACCTGTTTATCTTTTGGGGCTTTTTGGTCCTCGTGTTCGGAGATTTGGATTTTCTCGTCTACCACGTCAGTGGTTGGCATTTTCCGTGGGCGACCATGGGATGGTATTTGTTCATGCAAGAGATGTTCTCCTTGTTCGTCATCGCAGCGATTATCGTCGCTGCCTATCGACGCTACGTCATTCGCCCGATGCGCACAGAACCGAGCCTTGAAGCTGGGGCGATTCTCGGACTTATCACCATGCTTGTCGTGACCTACTTCGTGGCCACTGGCGCCGAGATGGCGCACCTTGGCGACTATCCTGGGAACGCGTCTCCTGTGCTCAACGGCATCGCGCACGGGTTTACGGGATTGTCCGCGACGACGCTCGCCGTCATTTCGGAAATCGCATTTTGGGTTCACGTGCTGTGCCTCACGACCTTCATGTACGTGATTCCTCGTTCGAAGCACTCGCACATGATGGGGGCGATGGCGAATTGGTACTTTCGTCGCTACGATTCCCCGGGCAAACTTCGGAAGTTGGACCTGGAGGACGAGAGCGTGGAAGAGTTTGGCGTTGGCCAGATTCAACAATTCACGTGGAAGCAGCTGTTGGACGGGTACGCGTGTACAGAGTGTGGACGGTGCCACATCAACTGCCCTGCCACGCTGAGTGGGAAACCGCTCTCACCGCGCAATGTCATTCTGAAGATGAAGGACACCATCAACTCACAAGGACCGGGCCTCTTGGCGCAAATGGCGGCCGGGGCCGAGGAACTGTCGTCGACATCGCTGTTTGAAGGCGTTTTTAGCGAGGAGGAGGTGTGGGCTTGCACCACTTGTCGCGCCTGTGAAGAGGCTTGTCCTGTCGCGAATGAGCACGTCCAGGACATCGTGGACCTGCGTCGGCACCTCGTCCTCACAGAGGGGAAGGCGTCGCCGGAAGTCAACAAAGTGTTCCAAAACCTAGAACGGCAGTCGAACGAGTGGGGCATCAGCCGGCGAGACAGGGCGAAGTGGGTTGACGACTTGCCGGTGCAGACCATGGCGGAAGTGGAAGGCAAGGCGGAGTACTTGTACTTTGTCGGAACGGCGGCTTCGTTTGATCAGCGCAACCAGAAGATCGCGAAGGCGTTTGCCAAGATTCTCATCAGCGCCGGCGTGAATTTCGCGATTTTAGGGGACGAGGAAGAGAGCGATGGAGATTCCGCTCGCCGCCTCGGCAACGAGTTTCTCTACCAGGAGTTCGTCGAGCGCAACATCGAGATCTTTCGGACGTATGGCGTCAAGAAGATCATTACGACCGACCCACACGCATACAACACGTTCAAGAACGAGTACCCGGATTTCGGCTTCGAGGCAGAGGTCTATCACGCCACGGAATTTGCCGCGAAGCTGATTGACGAGGGTCGAATTAAGCCTTCCGTCGCGATGAATCAGAAGGTCACCTACCACGATTCCTGCTATTTAGGGCGGTACAACGGCATTTACGACGCGCCGAGATTTATTCTGACGGCGATTCCGGGCGTCGAATTGGTCGAAATGGAGCGCCATCACAACAAGAGCATGTGCTGCGGCGCAGGTGGTGGCGGGATGTTCAAGGAGGAGACCGGTACGCGCATCAACGTCATGCGCGCAGAGCAGGCTATTCGCACGGGTGCGAGCGTCATTGGCACGGCTTGCCCGTACTGCATGACGATGATGAACGACGGAACGAAGGCGCACGGCAAGGAAGAGGAGATTCAAACGTTCGACGTCATTGAGCTGTTGGCGATGTCCATCGCCTGA
- a CDS encoding pyridoxal phosphate-dependent aminotransferase has protein sequence MEQRLSARVRNIKPSATMSVDAKTKSLVASGQPVINMSVGEPDFDTPTAAAFAGIRAITNGNTRYTPAAGTMALRQAIARKLMTENGLTFAPEQIVVSNGAKHTLYNVFVAICDEGDEVILPAPYWVSYPEQIELAGAKPVIVGCDESTQFKMTPTQLEAAITPNTKAVLLNTPSNPTGAVYHEEELQALAKVLRNHDVYVVLDEIYERLVYDVKQTSLAAIAPELQDRVIVINGFSKAFAMTGWRLGYAAAPPDVAKAMASFQSHSTGSPSSMSQAAGLTALSHFDPAVVETFQHRRDVLVEGLNSLAGVSCAPPEGAFYAFPDISGVIGKRYEGTPIESATDYCQLLLEKALVASVPGDAFGSPNHVRFSYAVADDDVADAVQRMRQFHLKLS, from the coding sequence ATGGAACAACGCCTGTCCGCACGCGTTCGCAACATTAAACCTTCTGCGACGATGAGCGTCGACGCGAAGACGAAATCGCTGGTGGCTTCGGGGCAACCCGTCATCAATATGAGCGTGGGAGAGCCAGACTTTGATACGCCGACCGCAGCTGCCTTTGCCGGCATCCGCGCCATCACCAACGGCAACACGCGCTACACACCGGCCGCTGGCACGATGGCCCTGCGCCAGGCGATCGCGCGCAAACTGATGACGGAGAACGGCCTGACCTTTGCGCCAGAGCAGATCGTCGTCTCCAACGGTGCAAAGCACACGCTGTACAACGTGTTCGTGGCCATCTGCGACGAGGGCGACGAAGTCATCCTGCCGGCACCGTATTGGGTTTCGTACCCTGAACAAATCGAACTCGCCGGAGCGAAGCCGGTGATCGTGGGCTGTGACGAATCGACGCAGTTCAAGATGACGCCGACACAGTTGGAGGCCGCCATCACGCCGAACACGAAGGCGGTGCTCTTGAATACGCCGTCCAACCCCACCGGGGCCGTCTACCACGAAGAAGAGCTGCAAGCACTCGCCAAAGTGCTTCGCAACCATGACGTCTACGTCGTCCTCGACGAGATTTACGAACGACTTGTCTATGACGTCAAACAGACGAGTCTCGCCGCTATCGCGCCTGAACTACAGGACCGCGTGATCGTCATCAACGGCTTCTCAAAGGCATTTGCTATGACCGGATGGCGACTCGGATACGCAGCGGCACCACCCGACGTGGCAAAAGCCATGGCGAGCTTCCAAAGCCATTCGACGGGCAGCCCGTCCTCGATGTCGCAGGCTGCAGGACTGACCGCGTTGTCGCACTTCGATCCAGCCGTCGTCGAGACCTTCCAACACCGCCGCGACGTCCTCGTCGAGGGCCTGAACTCCCTCGCTGGTGTCAGCTGTGCACCGCCAGAGGGCGCGTTCTACGCGTTCCCCGACATTTCGGGCGTCATCGGCAAGCGCTATGAAGGCACGCCGATCGAATCCGCGACAGACTACTGTCAACTACTGCTGGAAAAAGCGCTCGTGGCAAGTGTCCCTGGCGACGCATTCGGCTCGCCGAACCACGTTCGCTTCTCCTACGCCGTCGCAGACGACGACGTCGCAGATGCTGTTCAACGCATGCGTCAGTTCCACCTGAAGCTGAGCTGA
- the moaA gene encoding GTP 3',8-cyclase MoaA: protein MSKHQTNVRDALTRPLKDLRISLTDRCNFRCKYCMPKEIFGKDYPFLSDEETLTIDEIVRVTTILSELGVHKVRLTGGEPILRRDLPDIVRAVSDIPGIDDIAVTTNGSMLTERRAIALKEAGLRRITVSLDALDDTIFKAMNDVGFPVARVLTAIDTALSAGLAPVKVNMVVRKGMNESQVLPMAERFRDSGVILRFIEYMDVGNSNGWQMNDVVPAADIYRMIDDKYSLIPVEPNTPGDVAERFAYADGAGEIGIIHSVTNPFCRGCSRLRLTASGELFTCLFGTHGTPIRHLLRNGTTDEALRALFAGLWRGRRDRYSEERSSETIQRPRVEMSRIGG, encoded by the coding sequence ATGTCCAAGCATCAAACGAACGTTCGAGATGCGCTCACACGGCCGCTGAAGGATCTCAGAATTTCGCTGACGGATCGATGTAATTTCCGATGTAAGTACTGTATGCCAAAAGAAATTTTCGGAAAAGACTATCCCTTCTTGTCCGACGAAGAGACCTTAACTATAGATGAGATCGTCCGTGTCACGACCATTCTGTCGGAGCTCGGTGTGCACAAAGTCCGGCTGACGGGAGGAGAACCCATCCTTCGCAGAGATTTGCCGGACATTGTCCGGGCTGTGTCAGACATCCCCGGCATCGACGACATCGCGGTGACTACCAACGGGAGCATGCTCACAGAGAGGCGGGCTATCGCTTTAAAGGAGGCAGGGCTCCGGCGAATTACGGTCAGTCTCGACGCGCTTGACGATACCATCTTCAAAGCGATGAACGACGTGGGGTTCCCTGTGGCACGGGTGCTGACCGCTATCGACACAGCACTTAGCGCGGGGCTCGCACCCGTCAAGGTGAACATGGTGGTTCGCAAAGGGATGAATGAGTCACAAGTCCTGCCAATGGCAGAGCGATTTCGCGACAGTGGCGTCATTCTTCGATTCATCGAATACATGGATGTCGGGAACAGCAATGGTTGGCAGATGAACGATGTGGTGCCGGCTGCCGATATCTACCGGATGATCGACGACAAGTACTCGCTCATCCCTGTCGAACCGAACACCCCGGGCGATGTGGCCGAGCGGTTCGCCTATGCGGATGGAGCCGGGGAAATCGGGATTATTCACTCCGTGACGAACCCGTTTTGCAGGGGGTGTTCGCGGCTGCGTTTGACGGCATCTGGCGAGCTCTTTACCTGCCTATTCGGGACGCATGGAACGCCAATTCGTCATCTGCTCCGAAACGGGACCACAGATGAAGCATTGCGTGCGCTGTTCGCGGGGCTTTGGAGAGGCCGGCGCGATCGCTATTCCGAAGAGCGCAGCAGCGAAACGATTCAGCGGCCTCGCGTCGAGATGTCTCGCATCGGCGGGTAG
- a CDS encoding PBP1A family penicillin-binding protein, whose protein sequence is MRRKTDITKQSTKVYRRKPRSKKLWLSAICIPLATGFTGMSLVLLLLRYLPLPEQSLVNPTEIESDDGFRLAEWTSTGTDEQPVPLSRIPKALVDATLAVEDTNFYHDHAIDLKSTARAMLVNLRHGQVVEGGSTITQQLAKNLFLTQDRTYSRKIREALFAIQLELHEPKDWILNRYLNVVYYGHGAYGVQSAAHLYFNKSVDDLNLAECAMLAGLPKGPSIYSPLTDMRLAKQRQHVVLSRMVQAGYLTKGQAAAAYRTPIHIATYHTPVVRAPYFTAVAVNEAKRQFQISTEHLYQGDLRIHTTLDPLLQQAAERAIQTTLPKGSAIQAALVALDPHTGAIKALVGGRDFQTSPFNRAMAPRQPGSTFKGILYTAALENSWTPANQVDSKLTTFVYGPNHDKQYTVHDYGDFYAERPLTLREALARSDNVYAVHTNLTIGPEKVVEMAHRMGIQSSLKPYPSLALGVFPVSPLELATAYATLANGGFRVTPYAVKEIDAPGNDMAAHPAPERVISPQIAYQMTDLLTSVLQRNGTGYSVHDYLHDVAAAKTGTTDTDAWMVGYTPNLVCAVWVGYDSNRPLTVAESHLASPIWAKFMGTAQTHLPYQWYQPAPGLKAYTLDPLTGKLATPLCRTTEIDYFVPGTEPSSPCPVHAPAQPEPKSTPKQKLFGWFQKWF, encoded by the coding sequence TTGCGTCGGAAGACAGATATCACCAAGCAATCGACCAAAGTGTACCGCCGCAAACCCAGGAGCAAAAAGCTTTGGCTCTCCGCCATCTGCATCCCCCTCGCCACTGGCTTCACGGGCATGTCGCTCGTGCTCCTGCTGTTGCGATATCTGCCGCTGCCGGAACAGTCGCTCGTGAACCCAACCGAGATCGAAAGCGACGACGGGTTCCGCCTCGCCGAGTGGACGAGCACTGGGACAGATGAACAACCGGTCCCCCTGTCGCGCATTCCCAAGGCGCTCGTCGACGCGACCTTGGCCGTGGAGGATACGAACTTCTATCACGATCACGCCATCGACCTCAAATCGACCGCCCGCGCGATGCTCGTCAACCTACGCCACGGCCAAGTCGTGGAGGGTGGCTCGACGATTACGCAGCAATTGGCCAAAAATCTGTTTCTGACGCAGGACCGCACGTATTCGCGGAAGATCCGCGAAGCGCTGTTCGCCATACAATTAGAATTGCACGAGCCGAAAGACTGGATTCTCAACCGCTATCTCAACGTGGTCTACTACGGCCACGGCGCGTACGGGGTGCAGTCGGCCGCGCACCTGTATTTCAACAAATCGGTCGACGACCTCAATCTGGCCGAGTGCGCGATGCTCGCCGGCCTGCCAAAGGGCCCCTCGATCTATTCGCCGCTCACCGACATGCGCTTGGCGAAACAGCGCCAGCACGTCGTGCTCTCGCGGATGGTCCAAGCCGGGTACCTGACGAAGGGACAGGCGGCTGCGGCTTACCGCACGCCGATTCATATCGCAACCTACCACACGCCTGTCGTGCGCGCACCCTACTTTACGGCGGTGGCCGTCAACGAGGCAAAACGACAGTTCCAGATCAGCACCGAACACCTGTACCAAGGCGACCTGCGCATCCACACGACGCTCGATCCGCTCCTGCAACAAGCCGCGGAACGCGCCATCCAGACGACTCTGCCAAAGGGCAGCGCCATCCAGGCGGCGCTCGTGGCCCTCGATCCGCACACGGGCGCAATCAAAGCGCTCGTCGGCGGCCGCGACTTCCAGACGAGCCCCTTCAACCGGGCGATGGCGCCGAGGCAGCCGGGATCGACGTTCAAAGGCATTCTCTACACGGCCGCGCTGGAAAACAGCTGGACGCCGGCCAATCAGGTCGACAGCAAGTTGACGACGTTCGTCTACGGGCCAAATCACGATAAGCAGTACACCGTCCACGATTACGGCGACTTCTACGCGGAGCGGCCGCTGACCTTGCGCGAGGCCCTGGCGAGATCGGACAACGTCTACGCGGTCCACACGAACCTGACCATCGGCCCGGAGAAAGTGGTGGAGATGGCGCATCGGATGGGCATCCAGTCTTCACTCAAGCCGTATCCGTCGCTGGCGCTCGGCGTGTTCCCGGTATCGCCGTTGGAACTGGCGACAGCATACGCGACGCTGGCCAACGGCGGATTCCGCGTGACGCCGTATGCGGTGAAGGAGATCGACGCACCGGGCAACGACATGGCCGCGCACCCGGCGCCTGAGCGCGTCATCTCGCCGCAGATCGCGTACCAGATGACCGACCTGCTCACGAGTGTGCTGCAGCGAAACGGAACTGGCTACTCAGTGCACGATTACCTCCACGACGTCGCGGCGGCCAAGACCGGGACGACGGATACCGATGCGTGGATGGTCGGCTATACGCCGAACCTCGTCTGCGCGGTATGGGTAGGCTACGACTCAAACCGCCCGCTGACCGTGGCCGAGTCCCACCTCGCATCACCGATCTGGGCGAAGTTCATGGGGACTGCACAGACGCATCTGCCTTATCAGTGGTATCAACCGGCGCCTGGATTGAAGGCGTACACGCTGGACCCACTCACGGGCAAACTAGCGACCCCACTCTGCCGGACGACCGAGATCGACTACTTTGTACCTGGCACGGAGCCCTCCTCCCCTTGCCCGGTACACGCGCCCGCACAACCAGAACCGAAGTCGACGCCGAAACAAAAATTGTTCGGATGGTTCCAAAAATGGTTCTAG
- a CDS encoding glycosyltransferase, which produces MNKPLVTVLIPAYNRAKYVAKAIESVQRQTIDNFLCIVIDDGSEDETRLVVESYAADDLRIRCLTLPENRGLGQALDAGLREVTTPYFTILDSDDWYAEHTLEVCLQAIEQAPQDVSLVCGNAVVWEEQSDGRLTQKDRQPGRAFSDQYDFILYGPTLVPRFLRTKTVLSVGGFERDPITDGRMAEDRLLLLKLIHVSNFIYVDEDLYHIRVHQDNMTKPQTRQKFMEVKRYIFTRMLKEWGDEYEAEFYIHPEGWLDVRSLVPKK; this is translated from the coding sequence GTGAACAAACCACTCGTAACTGTGCTGATTCCCGCATATAATCGGGCAAAATACGTCGCTAAGGCGATTGAGAGCGTGCAGCGGCAGACCATCGATAACTTTCTTTGCATCGTCATCGACGACGGGTCAGAAGACGAGACGAGGCTCGTTGTAGAATCGTATGCGGCAGACGACCTCCGCATCCGTTGTCTTACTCTGCCCGAAAATCGCGGCCTCGGACAGGCACTTGATGCAGGACTCAGAGAAGTGACGACGCCTTACTTTACCATCCTCGACAGCGATGACTGGTATGCAGAGCACACGCTCGAAGTCTGCCTCCAGGCCATCGAGCAAGCACCTCAGGACGTCTCCCTCGTCTGCGGCAATGCCGTCGTCTGGGAAGAGCAGTCAGACGGCCGACTGACCCAAAAGGATCGTCAACCAGGCAGGGCTTTTTCCGACCAGTACGATTTCATTCTTTACGGCCCGACACTCGTTCCCCGATTTCTGCGCACGAAGACGGTGCTGTCCGTCGGCGGGTTTGAGCGCGACCCCATCACGGACGGCCGCATGGCAGAGGATCGACTGTTGCTCCTGAAGCTCATCCACGTCAGCAACTTCATCTACGTCGATGAGGACTTGTACCACATACGCGTGCACCAAGACAATATGACGAAGCCACAGACGCGGCAGAAGTTTATGGAAGTGAAACGCTATATCTTTACGCGGATGTTAAAGGAATGGGGAGACGAATACGAGGCGGAGTTTTACATCCATCCTGAAGGTTGGCTCGATGTTCGTTCGCTGGTCCCGAAAAAGTAA
- a CDS encoding DUF1934 domain-containing protein: MPTEPPTQKKRTCVLTWVRRTDAGGHVETERIADVTWQQRAGAHYLSYEEPVSGDTGSVRTTLRLEPHALTWIRHGLIDWTHTFREGDSHVSRMTMRSQAIAISTQTTHLQVDVHPEGGRVELRYVMTMAGEESDVALELTFSPSE, encoded by the coding sequence ATGCCCACAGAGCCGCCAACACAAAAGAAGCGCACGTGCGTCTTGACGTGGGTCCGGCGCACAGACGCTGGGGGCCACGTCGAGACGGAGCGGATCGCCGACGTCACCTGGCAACAGCGGGCGGGTGCGCACTACCTGTCCTACGAGGAGCCGGTGTCGGGTGACACCGGCTCTGTGCGCACGACGCTGCGCTTGGAGCCCCACGCACTCACCTGGATCCGCCACGGTCTCATCGATTGGACGCACACGTTTCGCGAGGGCGATTCACACGTCTCTCGCATGACGATGCGCAGCCAGGCCATCGCCATCTCCACGCAAACGACGCACTTACAGGTCGACGTTCACCCCGAAGGAGGCCGTGTGGAGCTACGATACGTCATGACAATGGCTGGTGAGGAGAGCGACGTCGCGCTAGAACTGACGTTTTCCCCTAGCGAATAG
- the speE gene encoding polyamine aminopropyltransferase translates to MPFERRDTNVPQSNLWFTELQNENLSIGLRVEKTLHSEVTPYQTLDVYETHQYGRLLVLDGCVMTTDKDEFVYHEMLSHVPMHTHPNPKNVLVVGGGDGGIIREVIKHPSVERAVLAEIDGAVVEASKKYFPQIAAGLSDSRVDVQIVDGIKYVEDHPDTFDVILIDSTDPIGPAVGLFSKNFYESVYAALKSDGLMAAQTESPFANQELIRRVNQDIGKTFPITQLYLAHIPTYPTGMWSFTMGSKVHRPQDVTESRVKNTRYYNAQVHHAALALPEFVKELVQS, encoded by the coding sequence ATGCCTTTTGAGAGGAGAGACACAAACGTGCCTCAATCGAATTTATGGTTTACCGAGTTGCAAAACGAGAATTTGTCCATCGGTTTGCGTGTCGAGAAGACATTACATAGCGAAGTCACTCCATATCAGACATTGGATGTCTATGAAACGCATCAGTACGGCCGTCTGCTGGTTTTGGATGGCTGCGTGATGACGACGGACAAAGATGAGTTCGTCTATCACGAGATGTTGTCGCACGTGCCGATGCACACGCACCCCAACCCGAAGAACGTGCTCGTCGTCGGCGGCGGCGATGGCGGCATTATTCGCGAGGTCATCAAGCACCCATCGGTCGAGCGGGCGGTGCTCGCGGAGATCGACGGAGCGGTCGTCGAGGCTTCCAAGAAGTACTTCCCACAGATCGCTGCGGGGCTTAGCGACTCGCGCGTCGACGTCCAGATTGTGGACGGCATCAAGTACGTGGAGGATCATCCGGACACGTTTGACGTCATTCTCATCGACTCGACGGATCCGATTGGACCGGCTGTCGGTTTGTTCAGCAAGAACTTCTACGAATCGGTGTACGCTGCCCTCAAGTCGGACGGGCTGATGGCGGCACAGACCGAGTCTCCGTTTGCCAACCAGGAGCTCATTCGCCGCGTCAATCAGGACATCGGCAAGACGTTCCCGATCACGCAGCTGTACCTGGCGCACATCCCGACGTACCCGACGGGCATGTGGAGCTTCACCATGGGCAGCAAAGTGCACCGCCCGCAGGACGTGACCGAGTCGCGCGTGAAGAACACCCGCTACTACAACGCGCAAGTGCACCACGCCGCTTTGGCCCTGCCTGAGTTCGTAAAGGAGCTTGTCCAGTCATGA
- the speB gene encoding agmatinase, giving the protein MSFDFEVKRPFAPEYSGNVFIGSTEDFDAAQAVIYGMPMDWTVSFRAGTRLGPTRIREVSLGLEEYSPYLDKELSEIAYFDAGDIPLPFGNPEESVHRIYKYVRALYEADKLPIGLGGEHLVSWGSIRAAAEKYPDLRVIHIDAHTDLREHYEGQPFSHATIIKKVCDAIGPDKVYQFGIRSGMREEFEWARQNTHFFPFELAEPLRSVLPELHGKPVYVTWDIDVFDPATAPGTGTAEHGGIFAAEAFKAMQYLGSLNVVGFDLVEVSPQIDPTEQTQILASKLIREALLAFVK; this is encoded by the coding sequence ATGAGTTTTGATTTTGAGGTCAAAAGGCCGTTCGCGCCTGAGTACAGCGGGAACGTGTTCATCGGATCGACAGAGGACTTCGACGCTGCGCAGGCGGTCATCTACGGGATGCCGATGGACTGGACCGTCTCGTTTCGGGCCGGCACGCGGCTCGGTCCGACGCGCATCCGCGAGGTGAGCCTGGGGCTTGAGGAATACAGTCCGTACCTGGATAAGGAACTGTCTGAGATAGCCTATTTCGACGCGGGCGACATTCCGCTCCCGTTCGGCAACCCAGAGGAGAGTGTCCACCGGATTTACAAGTACGTCCGCGCGTTGTATGAAGCGGACAAGCTGCCGATCGGGCTCGGCGGGGAACACTTGGTATCGTGGGGATCGATTCGCGCTGCCGCGGAAAAGTATCCAGATCTGCGCGTCATTCACATCGACGCCCACACGGATCTGCGCGAACACTACGAGGGCCAACCGTTCTCGCACGCCACCATCATCAAGAAGGTGTGCGACGCCATCGGGCCGGATAAGGTCTACCAGTTTGGCATCCGCTCTGGCATGCGCGAGGAGTTCGAATGGGCTCGGCAAAACACGCACTTTTTCCCGTTCGAGTTAGCTGAGCCGCTTCGCAGCGTCCTGCCGGAACTGCACGGCAAGCCGGTGTATGTCACGTGGGACATCGACGTGTTCGATCCCGCCACCGCCCCTGGCACGGGCACCGCCGAACACGGCGGCATCTTTGCTGCAGAGGCGTTCAAGGCGATGCAGTACCTGGGATCGCTTAACGTCGTCGGGTTCGACTTAGTCGAGGTATCCCCGCAGATAGACCCGACAGAACAGACGCAAATTCTCGCTTCGAAACTGATTCGCGAGGCTCTGCTCGCGTTTGTGAAGTAG